A window from Balearica regulorum gibbericeps isolate bBalReg1 chromosome 1, bBalReg1.pri, whole genome shotgun sequence encodes these proteins:
- the LOC104632912 gene encoding ovostatin, with the protein MNCFLGRELISFFCLTVRKMWLKFLLAILLLHVTAAKEPEPQYVLMVPAVLQTDSPGQVCLQFLNLNETISVRAILEYGAVNTTIFEKTMTASNGLQCFNFTIPPLNSAPLAFISFSAKGSTVNLEERRSVMIWNTESIVFVQTDKPIYKPGQSVMFRVVALDFNFKPVQEMYPLIAVQDPWGNRIFQWQNVTSEMNIIQIEFPLTEEPILGNYKIIVAKKSGDKTNHSFLVKEYVLPKFDVTVTAPESLTVLDSEFTVKVCGVYTYGQPVEGKVQISVCRDFDSYGRCKKSPVCQSFTKDLETEGCVSQVFSSNIFELNRIGYMRNLDVKAIVTEKGTGLQLTATRSISITRVMTSIQFENMDRHYRRGIPYFGQIKLVDKDNSPISNEVVQLFVNNKNTDNFTTDDNGVAEFSIDTSEMFDPEINLKATYKSSDQCHSEGWIEPSYPDAFLSVQRFYSWTSSFVRIEPLWKELSCGQKRMITVHYVLNTEGYKSINTMNFYYVGMAKGKIVLTGEIKVNIRADQNGTFTIPLVVNEKMAPALQLLVYTLHPAKELVADSIRFPVEKCFKNKVQLQFSEKQMRSASNVSLVIRAAADSFCAVKAVDQSVLLLQPETELSEEMIYNLHPLQDFQGYIFNGINLEDDPQDPCVSSDNIFHKGLYYTPVMSGLGPDVYQFLRDMGIKFFTNAKVRQPVVCTSETVRPSPYFLNSGFMASTHHVKSSAEVAREERGKRLILETIREFFPETWIWDIILINSTGKASISYTIPDTITEWKASAFCVEELVGFGMSVPATLTAFQPFFVDLTLPYSIIRGEDFLLRANVFNYLDHCIKINVLLSDSLDYQAKLISPEDDGCVCAKQRKTYVWNIFPKEIGNVVFSITAETQDDGACGDKAPRNISIGYRDTQIRTLLVEPEGIRREKTQNSLICTKDDVVIQDVALDLPKNVVEGSARASFSVIGDIMGTAMQNLHQLLQMPFGCGEQNMVLFAPNIYVLDYLNKTEQLSAEVKSKAIRYLVSGYQKQLSYKHPDGSYSIFGTRDKEGNTWLTAFVYKSFAQASHFIYIDDNVQVQTLMWLASKQKSDGCFRSVGTLFNNALKGGVGDELSLSAYITIAMLEAGHSISYPVVRNALFCLETASEKNISDVYTQALMAYAFCLSGKAEKCDSFLRELQKSAKEVDGSQHWEQEKRSPSEKSPSFLDHAPSAEVEITSYILLALLCKPNRNQEDLTKASGIVQWIIRQQNPYGGFSSTQDTVIALQALAVYGEATYNSVTQNVVKITSKKPFEKVFIVNNANRLLVQETPLPEVPGKYSLTVNGSGCVLLQIALRYNIHLPEGAFGFSFSVKTSNASCPLDGPAKFDIVLISSYTGKRSRSNMVIIDVKMLSGFVPVKSSLDKLIDGHTVMQVENKKNHILLYLENISQKKRKEITFSVEQDFVVTHPKPAPVQIYDYYETEEYAVAQYMSPCKEAVAEMD; encoded by the exons ATGAATTGTTTCTTGGGAAGAGAGCTTatctctttcttctgtctcaCAGTGAGAAAAATGTGGCTGAAGTTTCTTTTGGCTATTCTTCTCCTGCATGTAACTGCTGCAAAGGAACCTGAGCC GCAGTATGTCCTGATGGTGCCTGCTGTCCTCCAAACTGACTCTCCAGGTCAGGTTTGCCTGCAGTTCCTTAACCTCAATGAGACAATATCCGTCAGAGCCATCCTAGAATATGGTGCTGTTAACACCACTATTTTTGAGAAAACCATGACAGCAAGCAATGGTCTACAATGCTTCAACTTCACg ATTCCTCCTCTCAATTCTGCCCCATTggctttcatttccttctctgccaagGGCAGCACAGTCAACCTAGAAGAGCGGCGGTCAGTGATGATCTGGAACACGGAGAGCATTGTCTTTGTGCAGACAGACAAACCCATTTACAAACCAGGACAGAGTG TGATGTTTCGTGTTGTTGCCCTGGATTTCAATTTTAAACCTGTTCAGGAGATG tacCCCTTGATTGCAGTTCAG gATCCATGGGGCAACAGGATCTTTCAATGGCAAAATGTGACATCGGAGATGAACATTATCCAGATTGAATTCCCACTAACTGAAGAGCCTATCCTGGGGAACTACAAAATTATCGTAGCAAAGAAGTCGGGAGATAAAACAAATCACTCATTCCTTGTGAAGGAATATG TGTTGCCAAAATTTGATGTCACAGTCACTGCACCAGAAAGCCTTACAGTCCTGGATTCAGAGTTCACAGTGAAAGTCTGTGGAGT GTACACCTATGGCCAGCCTGTTGAAGGGAAAGTCCAGATCAGCGTGTGCAGGGATTTTGATTCATATGGGAGGTGCAAGAAAAGCCCAGTTTGTCAATCATTTACCAAAGAT ctGGAGACAGAGGGCTGTGTCTCCCAGGTTTTCAGCTCCAACATCTTTGAGCTAAATCGCATTGGCTACATGAGGAACCTCGATGTGAAAGCCATTGTCACAGAGAAAGGAACAG GCCTGCAACTTACAGCTACTCGGTCTATTTCCATAACTCGGGTGATGACCAGTATACAGTTTGAGAACATGGATCGCCACTACAGAAGAGGAATTCCTTACTTTGGACAG ATCAAGCTGGTAGACAAAGACAACTCTCCTATTTCCAACGAGGTTGTTCAGCTATTTGTCAATAACAAGAACACAGACAACTTCACCACTGATGATAATGGCGTTGCCGAGTTTAGCATTGACACGTCTGAAATGTTTGATCCTGAGATCAATCTGAAA GCAACTTATAAATCCAGTGACCAGTGCCACTCTGAAGGTTGGatagagccttcctaccctgATGCATTTCTCTCCGTCCAGCGCTTCTACTCCTGGACTAGCAGTTTTGTGAGGATTGAGCCTTTGTGGAAAGAGCTGAGCTGTGGGCAGAAGAGGATGATTACTGTGCACTATGTCTTGAACACAGAAGGATACAAGAGCATCAACACCATGAACTTCTACTATGTG GGCATGGCAAAAGGCAAGATTGTCCTTACAGGGGAAATTAAAGTTAATATCCGAGCTG ACCAAAATGGCACTTTCACCATCCCACTTGTGGTCAATGAGAAAATGGCTCCAGCCCTTCAGTTGCTGGTATATACCTTACACCCTGCCAAGGAGCTGGTGGCAGACAGCATCCGATTTCCAGTTGAGAAGTGTTTCAAAAACAAG GTCCAGTTGCAattctctgaaaagcagatgCGCTCAGCTTCCAATGTCAGTTTAGTCATCAGAGCTGCTGCCGACTCCTTCTGCGCTGTGAAGGCAGTGGATCAGAGcgtgctgctcctgcagcctgagacAGAGCTGTCTGAGGAAATG ATATACAACCTGCATCCCCTGCAAGACTTTCAAGGCTACATCTTCAATGGGATCAATCTAGAAGATGACCCCCAAGACCCCTGTGTCTCATCTGACAACATCTTTCACAAAGGCTTGTATTACACACCTGTAATGTCTGGATTAGGTCCAGATGTATACCAGTTCCTCAGG GATATGGGCATAAAATTTTTTACCAATGCCAAGGTTCGGCAACCAGTTGTGTGTACTAGTGAGACTGTAAGACCTTCACCATATTTCTTGAATTCAGGATTCATGGCTTCTACACACCATGTCAAATCATCAG CTGAAGTTGCTAGAGAGGAACGTGGGAAGAGACTCATCCTTGAGACTATTCGGGAATTCTTCCCTGAAACGTGGATTTGGGATATAATTCTAATTAA CTCTACTGGAAAAGCCAGCATCTCATATACCATCCCTGACACCATCACTGAATGGAAGGCCAGTGCCTTCTGTGTGGAAGAGTTGGTTGGATTTGGTATGTCTGTGCCTGCCACCCTGACAGCCTTCCAGCCTTTCTTTGTGGACTTGACGTTGCCATACTCCATCATCCGAGGAGAAGATTTCCTGCTTAGAGCCAATGTCTTCAACTACCTTGATCACTGCATTAAG ATTAATGTTTTGCTGTCAGATTCCCTTGATTATCAGGCCAAACTCATCTCCCCAGAGGATGATGGATGTGTATGTGCCAAACAAAGAAAGACCTATGTCTGGAATATTTTCCCTAAAGAAATTG GAAATGTAGTATTCAGCATTACTGCAGAGACCCAGGATGATGGAGCTTGTGGAGACAAAGCACCTAGGAACATCAGTATTGGCTACAGGGACACTCAGATCAGAACACTGTTGGTTGAG CCTGAAGGCATCAGAAGGGAAAAGACCCAAAACTCCCTCATCTGTACAAAAG ATGATGTGGTCATTCAAGATGTTGCTCTAGATCTACCTAAAAATGTGGTGGAAGGATCAGCCAgagcttccttttctgttattG GCGACATCATGGGCACTGCCATGCAGAACCTGCACCAGCTCCTCCAGATGCCATTCGGCTGTGGGGAGCAGAACATGGTCCTGTTTGCACCCAACATCTACGTCCTGGACTATCTGAACAAGACAGAGCAGCTGAGTGCCGAGGTCAAATCCAAGGCCATCAGATACTTAGTGAGCG GCTACCAGAAGCAGCTGTCATACAAACATCCCGATGGGTCCTACAGCATCTTTGGCACCAGAGATAAAGAAGGCAACACCTG GCTCACTGCCTTTGTGTACAAATCATTTGCACAAGCTAGTCACTTCATCTATATTGATGACAATGTCCAGGTTCAAACCTTGATGTGGCTGGCAAGCAAACAGAAGTCAGATGGCTGCTTCCGAAGTGTTGGGACACTCTTCAACAATGCCTTGAAG GGAGGAGTAGGTGACGAGCTGTCACTTTCTGCCTACATCACCATTGCCATGCTGGAAGCTGGGCACTCCATCTCG tacccTGTAGTCCGAAATGCCCTTTTTTGCCTGGAGACTGCATCTGAGAAGAACATCAGTGATGTTTACACTCAGGCACTCATGGCCTATGCTTTCTGCTTATCTGGCAAGGCAGAAAAATGTGATTCATTCCTTAGAGAGTTACAGAAATCAGCAAAGGAAGTTG ATGGCTCACAGCActgggagcaggagaagagatCTCCCTCAGAAAAATCCCCCTCCTTCCTTGACCATGCTCCATCAGCTGAAGTTGAGATCACCAGTTACATACTGTTGGCATTGCTCTGCAAACCCAATCGGAATCAAGAGGATCTCACAAAGGCCTCAGGGATTGTGCAGTGGATCATCAGGCAGCAGAATCCCTATGGAGGTTTCTCTTCCACCCAG gACACAGTCATTGCTCTTCAAGCCCTCGCTGTTTATGGTGAGGCCACCTACAATTCTGTTACACAAAACGTAGTCAAGATCACTTCCAAAAAGCCTTTTGAGAAGGTATTTATTGTCAACAATGCAAACAGGCTCCTGGTGCAAGAGACTCCCCTTCCTGAGGTCCCTGGGAAATACAGCCTAACAGTGAATGGCAGTGGATGTGTACTTCTGCAA ataGCACTGAGATATAACATTCACCTTCCAGAGGGGGCCTTTGGATTTTCATTCTCAGTAAAGACATCAAATGCTTCCTGCCCACTGGATGGACCAGCAAAATTTGATATTGTCCTCATAAGCAG TTACACAGGGAAGCGCAGCCGCTCCAACATGGTCATTATTGATGTGAAGATGCTCTCTGGCTTTGTTCCTGTTAAGTCCTCCCTGGACAAG ctcATTGATGGTCATACAGTGATGCAagtagaaaacaagaaaaatcatattCTCCTTTATCTGGAAAAT ATctctcagaagaaaaggaaagaaataacttTCTCAGTTGAGCAGGACTTTGTAGTGACTCATCCCAAGCCAGCTCCTGTGCAGATCTATGATTACTATGAAACAG AAGAGTATGCTGTTGCTCAGTATATGTCACCTTGCAAAGAGGCTGTTGCAGAAATGGACTAA